In the Candidatus Baltobacteraceae bacterium genome, one interval contains:
- a CDS encoding prephenate dehydratase — MTSIRTVGFQGEPGAFSEEAANNLVPDAQPRGYRTFAMLIAAVDGGEMDAALLPIENSISGQISANYDLLWAHQQLTIVDETVHRVVQSLLGIKGATIERIREVRSHPVALEQCGRLFAAHPDWTRTVVDDTAGAVREIVAQNDPSVAAIGSRTAANRYGAAILAEAVQDNPENFTRFFLVRRSGGEPGEGGNRACVALALADRPGSLRDALSAFADQELNLRSLVSRPAPDAGPFKYRFYCEIDRAEPDALMRALAEIDGESRILGAY; from the coding sequence ATGACCTCGATACGCACGGTCGGCTTTCAAGGTGAGCCCGGCGCATTCAGCGAGGAGGCCGCAAACAATCTCGTTCCGGACGCGCAGCCGCGCGGTTACCGGACTTTTGCGATGCTGATCGCAGCGGTCGACGGTGGAGAAATGGACGCGGCGCTGCTTCCGATCGAAAACTCGATCTCCGGCCAGATTTCGGCGAACTACGATCTTCTCTGGGCGCACCAGCAGCTCACGATCGTCGACGAGACGGTGCATCGCGTGGTGCAGTCGTTGCTTGGCATCAAGGGCGCGACGATTGAACGGATACGCGAGGTACGCTCGCATCCTGTTGCGCTCGAGCAGTGCGGACGGCTCTTCGCGGCACATCCGGATTGGACGCGCACCGTGGTCGACGATACCGCGGGCGCCGTGCGCGAGATCGTGGCGCAAAACGATCCGAGCGTTGCCGCAATCGGCTCGCGGACCGCAGCAAACCGCTATGGCGCGGCGATTCTGGCCGAAGCCGTACAGGATAATCCGGAAAATTTTACGCGCTTCTTCTTGGTGCGGCGCTCGGGCGGCGAACCGGGTGAAGGCGGTAATCGAGCCTGCGTGGCGCTCGCGCTCGCGGATCGTCCGGGCTCGCTGCGCGATGCGCTTTCAGCCTTTGCGGATCAAGAACTGAACCTACGCTCCCTCGTCTCGCGCCCGGCGCCGGACGCGGGTCCGTTCAAGTATCGCTTCTATTGCGAGATCGACCGCGCCGAACCCGATGCCCTCATGCGCGCCCTCGCCGAAATCGACGGCGAGAGCCGGATACTCGGGGCGTATTAG
- a CDS encoding SprT-like domain-containing protein, producing the protein MFAQFNCTYFDGEIPTHEISYNNRFSNVAGRITYKPPKIELSPKHLRDKPDQLRETLLHEMIHAWLFARKQNPGHTPTFKKKMRELGLKSIYHDLGTATPLNESPKRYILRCERCRREMLRKRRPPPGARCAHCRRQITVFEVVEMRELDEGGIRAARGSL; encoded by the coding sequence ATGTTTGCTCAGTTCAATTGCACGTATTTCGATGGCGAGATTCCGACACACGAGATCTCGTACAATAATCGCTTCTCCAACGTCGCCGGCCGCATTACGTACAAGCCGCCGAAGATCGAGCTTTCGCCCAAGCATTTGCGCGACAAGCCCGACCAGCTGAGAGAGACGTTGCTGCACGAGATGATCCACGCGTGGCTCTTTGCCCGCAAGCAGAATCCCGGCCACACGCCCACGTTCAAGAAGAAGATGCGCGAGCTAGGGCTCAAGTCGATCTATCACGATCTTGGTACGGCGACGCCGCTCAACGAGAGTCCGAAACGTTACATTCTGCGCTGTGAACGCTGCCGCCGCGAGATGCTGCGCAAAAGACGTCCGCCGCCCGGTGCGCGCTGCGCGCACTGCCGTCGCCAGATCACGGTTTTCGAAGTCGTTGAGATGCGGGAGCTGGACGAAGGCGGGATTCGCGCGGCGCGCGGCTCGCTATAA
- a CDS encoding FecR domain-containing protein: MRRAGALAAAALVALALPARGADDNILRRDKGTVTYKLPTTDPRSLYAEVAVGDSVIATTEVATLATLQLSDSSEVRIGDRTTVRIGALHAAEAANPAGGTIFIERGAVRFNVVHPTGAKANYRFVTPTSQLSVRGTVGYFVAGPAGDQIYCVKCADGDVTITSSNKTVQIHSGQSLNVHLDNGVVTGSEVVGNRTINNPAIDQFLKGFSPFGQPAQKGSDMTGSGSGQSL; encoded by the coding sequence ATGCGTAGAGCCGGCGCCTTAGCCGCGGCCGCGCTGGTAGCGCTTGCGCTTCCGGCGCGCGGCGCCGACGACAACATCCTACGGCGCGACAAAGGGACCGTTACATACAAGCTGCCGACCACGGATCCGAGATCGCTGTATGCAGAGGTTGCGGTCGGTGACTCCGTCATCGCGACGACGGAGGTCGCGACGCTCGCGACCTTGCAGCTGAGCGACTCGAGCGAGGTTCGCATCGGAGATCGCACGACCGTGCGCATCGGGGCTCTGCACGCCGCCGAAGCCGCGAATCCCGCCGGAGGAACGATCTTCATCGAGCGGGGCGCCGTGCGTTTCAACGTCGTGCATCCGACCGGCGCAAAGGCCAACTATCGTTTTGTGACGCCGACCTCGCAGCTCTCCGTTCGCGGAACGGTAGGATATTTCGTTGCCGGACCGGCCGGCGATCAAATCTATTGCGTGAAGTGTGCGGACGGCGACGTCACGATCACAAGCTCGAACAAAACCGTGCAGATCCACAGCGGGCAGTCGCTGAACGTGCACCTTGACAACGGGGTCGTTACGGGCAGCGAAGTCGTTGGGAACCGCACGATCAACAACCCCGCGATCGATCAGTTCCTCAAGGGGTTCAGTCCGTTCGGGCAACCGGCGCAGAAGGGTTCGGATATGACCGGTTCGGGAAGCGGCCAGAGCTTATAG
- a CDS encoding adenylate/guanylate cyclase domain-containing protein, with protein MRRLRTLSIAIVLSLFSAGIGILLYLAPAQTFSNANRVMDYVVVNEAMLAADDSDWLHKVGLHFPDRHEVNPHLKLVTIDEESYGKIGPFPWPRSTYGRLLQKLGKAGAKAVAFDILFIDPAQDPRQDAAFAKGLRAVPTILGVDINTTTAGNLGVEQVAPSLLPFTVNTGYTTVDNPGGWTLSQPFPLVTTDGNGKQQMYLSLAGATVQQFTGKKFASISSWRARFGDRTIPLDGDNRILNLPFRTYELQEITGRTGAPTEHISFAEQMSFWDALNANQADLKAFSNGNIIVVGSTAQGSGDFVLTPNGRYPGVFSNLRFMDQFLTNTYITRSRPWVNIGLLLLLPIFVGVIVTFLPPLIGIGSSVAVILAYSAIVVLMYGFALYWLDLIHIDGAMLGTALFVALYRIITEGNDKRAIRDMFGKHVSPEIVSEMLKHDDPKAALNLQGKRVKVTIFYSDIRGFTAMSEKMTPEQIYGQLNEYFEDMCQIVFKYGGYVDKFIGDCLMAVFSAPNPKPDDAKNAVFAAIEQQEKILQIAEEWKSQGRQVFTVGMGLNTGEVVMGNLGSADRLNYTVIGDNVNTAARLYNVAKGGQTIISETTWNEVKDLVVVNELDPVMVKGKEKPLRIFEVIRKLNPGEVNPSKLRDPNEPVVAQMAAAH; from the coding sequence ATGCGTCGTCTTCGCACGTTATCGATCGCTATCGTACTGTCGCTGTTCTCGGCAGGCATCGGTATTTTGTTGTACCTTGCGCCGGCACAGACGTTCTCCAATGCGAACCGCGTGATGGACTACGTCGTCGTCAACGAGGCGATGCTCGCCGCCGACGACTCCGATTGGCTCCATAAGGTCGGGCTGCACTTCCCCGACCGGCACGAAGTCAATCCGCACCTCAAACTCGTAACGATCGACGAAGAATCGTACGGAAAGATCGGCCCGTTCCCGTGGCCGCGCTCGACCTACGGACGCCTGCTGCAAAAGCTCGGCAAGGCGGGTGCAAAAGCCGTTGCGTTCGATATCTTATTCATCGATCCGGCGCAGGATCCGCGTCAAGATGCCGCCTTCGCAAAAGGTCTGCGCGCCGTCCCGACGATCCTGGGCGTCGACATCAACACGACGACCGCTGGAAATCTTGGCGTTGAACAGGTTGCACCGTCACTTCTTCCGTTTACGGTAAACACCGGATACACGACGGTCGACAACCCCGGCGGATGGACGCTCTCACAACCGTTCCCGCTCGTTACGACCGACGGAAACGGTAAGCAACAGATGTACCTGTCGCTCGCAGGTGCGACCGTCCAGCAGTTTACCGGAAAGAAATTCGCGTCGATCAGTAGTTGGCGCGCGCGCTTCGGCGACCGCACCATACCGCTCGACGGCGACAACCGCATTCTCAACTTGCCGTTCCGCACCTACGAGCTGCAAGAGATCACCGGACGCACCGGAGCGCCGACCGAGCATATCTCGTTCGCCGAGCAGATGTCGTTCTGGGATGCGCTCAATGCGAATCAGGCCGATCTCAAGGCGTTTTCGAACGGCAACATCATCGTCGTCGGCAGCACCGCACAGGGTTCGGGCGACTTCGTGCTGACGCCCAACGGCCGTTATCCGGGAGTCTTCTCGAATCTGCGGTTCATGGACCAATTCCTCACGAACACGTACATCACGCGCTCGCGTCCGTGGGTCAACATCGGTCTGTTGTTGTTGCTGCCCATCTTCGTCGGCGTGATCGTGACGTTCTTGCCGCCGCTCATCGGCATCGGTTCCTCAGTGGCAGTCATCCTTGCGTACTCGGCGATCGTCGTTCTGATGTACGGATTCGCGCTCTATTGGCTCGATCTGATTCACATAGACGGCGCCATGCTCGGAACCGCGCTCTTCGTTGCTCTGTACCGGATCATCACCGAAGGTAACGACAAACGCGCGATTCGCGATATGTTCGGCAAACACGTCAGCCCGGAAATCGTGAGCGAAATGCTCAAGCACGACGATCCCAAGGCCGCGCTCAACCTGCAAGGAAAGCGGGTCAAGGTCACGATCTTCTACTCGGATATTCGCGGATTTACCGCGATGTCGGAAAAGATGACGCCGGAGCAAATCTACGGACAGCTCAACGAATACTTTGAAGACATGTGCCAAATCGTCTTCAAGTACGGTGGGTACGTCGACAAGTTCATCGGCGACTGTCTTATGGCCGTCTTCAGCGCACCGAATCCCAAACCGGATGATGCAAAGAACGCCGTCTTCGCGGCAATCGAGCAGCAAGAGAAAATCTTGCAGATAGCCGAGGAGTGGAAGAGCCAGGGACGCCAGGTCTTCACGGTCGGCATGGGACTCAACACTGGTGAAGTCGTCATGGGCAATCTCGGATCGGCCGACCGCTTGAACTACACGGTCATCGGCGACAACGTCAACACGGCGGCTCGCCTCTACAACGTCGCAAAGGGCGGACAAACGATCATCAGCGAGACGACCTGGAATGAGGTCAAGGATCTCGTTGTCGTCAACGAGCTCGATCCGGTCATGGTCAAAGGTAAAGAAAAGCCGCTGCGAATCTTCGAAGTGATCCGCAAGCTGAATCCGGGCGAAGTGAATCCCTCGAAGCTGCGCGATCCCAATGAGCCGGTCGTTGCGCAAATGGCGGCAGCACACTAA
- the efp gene encoding elongation factor P has product MISSNDFRNGITIVIDGQLWTVIEFLHVKPGKGSAFVRTRLKNVKSGSTVERTFRAGEKLERAIVDNRDMQMLYNDADGFHFMDSESYENVTIQGDLIGGPADFLKDGMKVAVQFYEGNPIGVDVPAHVELAVTETDPGFKGDTATGTTKPAKLETGTTVQVPLFVNPGDIVRIDTRDRRYISRA; this is encoded by the coding sequence ATGATATCAAGCAACGACTTTCGCAACGGAATCACCATCGTCATCGACGGCCAGCTCTGGACGGTTATCGAATTTCTGCACGTCAAGCCGGGCAAAGGCTCAGCCTTCGTACGCACGCGCCTGAAAAACGTCAAATCGGGTTCAACCGTCGAGCGCACGTTCCGCGCGGGCGAGAAGCTCGAACGTGCGATCGTCGACAACCGCGACATGCAAATGCTCTATAACGACGCAGATGGCTTCCATTTTATGGATTCCGAGTCGTACGAAAACGTCACGATCCAAGGCGATTTGATCGGCGGACCGGCCGACTTCCTCAAAGACGGCATGAAAGTCGCCGTGCAATTCTACGAGGGCAATCCGATAGGTGTCGACGTCCCCGCGCACGTCGAGCTTGCGGTCACCGAAACCGACCCGGGGTTCAAAGGCGACACCGCCACCGGGACGACCAAACCCGCGAAGCTCGAAACCGGGACGACCGTGCAGGTGCCGCTCTTCGTGAATCCGGGCGACATCGTCCGCATCGATACGCGCGACCGCCGCTACATCAGCCGCGCGTAA
- the plsY gene encoding glycerol-3-phosphate 1-O-acyltransferase PlsY: MKEAGTLIFAFLLGSLPFGLIVARVFFKTDIRAQGSGNIGAANAARTLGKGAGAFVLLLDALKGFVPTILAQYVGGLPLALFAGFAAIIGHCYSPWMRFRGGKGVAAELGVLFGLSWQAALIFIGVWIVAVLATGYASVGSLLASFSTIGALWLFLDVRASIYAACVVAIVAWRHRENIRRLFEGHENRLIGASRSASNPGGAP; encoded by the coding sequence GTGAAAGAAGCCGGCACGCTGATATTTGCGTTCCTTCTCGGATCGCTGCCGTTCGGCTTGATCGTGGCGCGCGTCTTCTTCAAGACCGATATCCGCGCGCAAGGCAGCGGCAACATCGGCGCGGCGAACGCTGCACGCACGCTCGGTAAAGGCGCAGGCGCCTTCGTTTTGCTGCTGGACGCGCTCAAAGGTTTCGTCCCGACGATCCTTGCGCAGTATGTGGGAGGCTTGCCGCTCGCGCTGTTCGCGGGGTTCGCGGCAATTATCGGACACTGCTATTCGCCATGGATGCGATTTCGAGGGGGGAAGGGAGTGGCAGCCGAGCTGGGCGTGCTCTTCGGTCTCTCATGGCAAGCAGCGTTGATCTTCATCGGCGTCTGGATTGTGGCCGTGCTGGCGACCGGATACGCCAGCGTCGGCTCGCTGCTCGCCAGCTTCTCGACGATTGGGGCGCTCTGGTTATTTCTCGATGTACGCGCATCGATTTATGCTGCGTGTGTCGTCGCGATCGTTGCGTGGCGCCATCGTGAGAACATCCGGCGGCTGTTCGAGGGGCACGAGAATCGCTTGATAGGAGCTTCCAGGTCGGCGTCCAACCCGGGTGGCGCTCCATGA
- the der gene encoding ribosome biogenesis GTPase Der, whose amino-acid sequence MSAPPVSASIRPATVALVGRPNVGKSSLFNRLIGKRLAIVDEAPGVTRDRLYALAEWRGRVFTVVDTAGIDTDSPSDSIEAKTRAQAEAAAADADVILFVVDAAEGRNPLDEDVVAIMRRTRRPVILVANKAESNSARDAVHGEFSRLGLGEPIAVSAIHGEGTGDLLDAIVARLPPQAEQTEPPPDELAIAIIGQPNVGKSSLLNALLGTERALVSDVPGTTRDALDSLFPYRDRTIRLIDTAGVRKKPSTRGSIEYYASLRSLGAIARADITLLVLDSMQGPLAQDRRLAGIAIEERKGLIIVSNKWDLARAQGEYSQSELSEAIYQQIPFARFAPVVFLSALTHRRLGALMPSVMGVAENLERRVATARLNAIVRDAVLAHPPPMMGGKILKIFYCSQVATRPPLFILHCNDPDLVRPSYQRFLENVLRASDDWSGIPLTFEFRPRSGPEE is encoded by the coding sequence ATGTCAGCCCCACCCGTATCCGCATCGATTCGCCCCGCAACGGTCGCCCTCGTTGGGCGTCCCAACGTCGGCAAGAGCTCGCTGTTCAATCGTTTGATCGGCAAGCGGCTTGCAATCGTCGACGAGGCCCCCGGCGTGACGCGCGACCGTTTGTACGCGCTGGCTGAATGGCGCGGCCGCGTGTTCACGGTCGTCGACACTGCCGGCATCGATACCGACAGTCCGAGCGATTCGATCGAAGCCAAGACGCGCGCCCAAGCTGAGGCTGCGGCCGCAGATGCGGACGTCATCCTGTTCGTCGTAGACGCAGCCGAAGGCCGCAATCCGCTCGATGAAGACGTCGTCGCGATCATGCGCCGCACGCGACGTCCGGTGATACTTGTCGCGAACAAAGCTGAATCGAACAGCGCGCGCGACGCCGTCCATGGCGAGTTCTCACGTCTAGGCCTCGGCGAACCGATCGCCGTCTCTGCGATCCACGGCGAAGGCACCGGCGATTTGCTGGATGCGATCGTGGCGCGGCTTCCGCCGCAAGCCGAGCAGACCGAACCGCCGCCTGACGAACTCGCAATTGCGATCATCGGTCAACCGAACGTCGGCAAGAGCTCGCTGCTGAACGCGTTGCTCGGAACCGAACGAGCTCTGGTTTCCGACGTACCGGGGACGACACGCGACGCACTTGACTCCCTCTTCCCGTATCGCGATCGAACGATTCGCCTGATCGATACCGCGGGCGTGCGAAAGAAACCCTCGACGCGCGGCTCGATCGAATACTACGCTTCGCTGCGTTCGCTGGGAGCGATCGCACGCGCCGACATTACGCTGCTCGTCCTCGATTCAATGCAGGGCCCACTGGCGCAGGATCGCCGGCTCGCCGGCATTGCGATCGAAGAACGCAAAGGCCTCATCATCGTCTCAAACAAGTGGGATTTGGCGCGCGCCCAGGGCGAGTACTCGCAATCCGAGCTGAGCGAAGCCATCTACCAGCAAATTCCATTTGCGCGCTTTGCGCCGGTCGTCTTTCTCTCGGCACTGACGCATCGGCGTCTGGGTGCGCTCATGCCGTCGGTCATGGGCGTTGCGGAAAACCTCGAACGGCGCGTCGCAACCGCACGCCTCAATGCGATCGTCCGCGACGCGGTGCTGGCGCATCCGCCGCCGATGATGGGCGGAAAGATCCTCAAGATCTTCTATTGCTCGCAAGTCGCGACACGGCCGCCGCTCTTCATCTTGCACTGCAACGATCCGGACCTCGTCCGTCCGTCTTATCAGCGCTTCTTGGAAAACGTCTTGCGGGCATCGGACGATTGGAGCGGGATCCCGCTCACGTTCGAATTTCGGCCGCGCTCGGGCCCGGAAGAATAG
- a CDS encoding PEGA domain-containing protein codes for MIVPRAIIFAFIAAVFASTTPVQASPAGGAIYLTTLPSGSDTWVDGAYVGRSPVLVDALGLGKHTITAAKTGWVSRELRVNVSERDPLQFIDLQLERDPSAAAQNGTLALHAGLPVRSVTVDGTAVKLSSAGKLDVAPGQHTIAVETANGRFERQVDIYPDTTTNVVVRIGSESANHAIVVAPVTNYLPMSDVGVDGKRISIRHNGHTVSGALGDATMRIDGEAATFDTPPAMIGGKLFLPLDLFVRIGAVPLHPH; via the coding sequence GTGATCGTGCCGCGCGCAATCATTTTCGCTTTCATCGCCGCAGTTTTCGCCAGCACGACGCCTGTGCAGGCGAGCCCGGCGGGCGGCGCAATCTATCTAACGACGCTGCCCAGCGGATCGGATACGTGGGTCGACGGCGCCTACGTTGGACGCTCGCCGGTGCTGGTCGATGCGCTCGGCCTCGGCAAACACACGATCACGGCTGCGAAGACGGGCTGGGTGAGTCGCGAGCTTCGCGTCAACGTCAGCGAGCGCGATCCGCTCCAGTTTATCGACCTACAGCTGGAGCGCGATCCAAGCGCGGCTGCGCAAAACGGAACGCTTGCGCTTCACGCCGGGCTTCCGGTTCGCAGCGTGACCGTCGACGGGACTGCCGTGAAGTTATCATCTGCCGGAAAACTGGACGTGGCCCCAGGGCAACACACGATCGCGGTCGAGACGGCGAACGGTCGCTTCGAGCGTCAAGTCGATATCTATCCCGACACGACGACGAATGTGGTTGTGCGGATCGGAAGCGAGAGCGCCAACCACGCAATCGTCGTTGCTCCGGTAACCAACTATTTGCCGATGAGCGACGTAGGCGTCGACGGTAAGCGCATCTCGATCCGGCACAACGGTCATACGGTGAGCGGAGCTCTCGGCGATGCGACCATGCGCATCGACGGCGAGGCAGCCACCTTTGATACGCCGCCGGCCATGATCGGCGGGAAGCTGTTTCTGCCGCTCGACCTGTTCGTGCGAATCGGAGCCGTACCGCTTCATCCGCATTAG
- the miaB gene encoding tRNA (N6-isopentenyl adenosine(37)-C2)-methylthiotransferase MiaB, giving the protein MPGIYIETFGCQMNEADSQEIAERAQRAGYTVVDRPHEAAILVVNTCTVRDNAETRAYGRIGHLKALKDANPGMRLVVTGCLAEQDRDRMQRTIPHVDAIFGTQELSQLGDAIAAWRSEFGEIDADEAEERALLVPMGGSADGVADAYSHLRAFVTVQRGCSYYCTFCIVPHVRGRFDHRPMAEILTEVERRLDEGAREITLVGQTVNAYRDPGTGADFADLMSRVAELPVLERLTFLTSHPKDFTPRLVRVLAAYPKINPRLHLPLQSASNPVLRKMNRKYTIEEYRAKVATFRASCSDWALTTDLIVGFPGESEDDFAATLAACRDIGFAQAFSFVYSPRRGTPAARWQQLPQEIGAERLRALNVAVDAGVVAHNAAKVGTTVRALINGPSKKDRSKLAARTLDNVNVIAPDSEGEARNPRPNEPWLDIRIDAAHRWGCSGTIVGRARNFDGPARNVAAPVLDLILA; this is encoded by the coding sequence GTGCCGGGCATATATATCGAAACGTTCGGGTGCCAGATGAATGAGGCCGACTCCCAGGAAATTGCGGAGCGGGCTCAGCGCGCCGGCTATACCGTCGTTGACCGTCCGCACGAAGCGGCGATTCTGGTCGTCAATACGTGTACTGTCCGGGATAACGCCGAGACGCGCGCGTACGGACGGATCGGGCACCTCAAAGCCCTCAAGGATGCGAATCCCGGGATGCGTCTGGTTGTCACAGGTTGTCTTGCAGAACAAGATCGTGATCGCATGCAGCGCACCATCCCGCACGTCGATGCGATCTTCGGAACGCAGGAGCTCTCGCAGCTGGGCGATGCGATCGCGGCTTGGCGCAGTGAGTTCGGCGAGATCGATGCGGACGAGGCCGAAGAACGCGCGCTTCTCGTCCCCATGGGTGGCAGCGCCGACGGTGTCGCGGATGCGTACTCGCATTTGCGGGCGTTCGTGACCGTGCAACGCGGCTGTTCCTATTACTGTACGTTCTGTATCGTACCGCACGTGCGCGGGCGGTTCGATCATCGACCGATGGCAGAGATCCTCACCGAGGTCGAGCGCCGCCTGGATGAGGGCGCGCGCGAGATCACGCTCGTCGGCCAGACGGTCAACGCGTATCGCGATCCGGGAACGGGAGCGGATTTCGCCGATCTGATGAGCCGGGTCGCCGAGCTTCCGGTACTCGAACGGCTTACGTTCCTGACCTCGCACCCGAAGGATTTCACGCCGCGGCTCGTCCGCGTGCTCGCTGCCTATCCGAAGATCAACCCGCGCTTGCACTTGCCGCTGCAGTCAGCCTCGAATCCCGTGCTGCGGAAGATGAACCGCAAATACACGATCGAGGAGTATCGCGCAAAGGTCGCGACCTTCCGCGCGAGCTGTTCCGACTGGGCGTTGACGACGGACCTGATCGTCGGCTTTCCCGGCGAGAGCGAGGATGATTTCGCGGCGACCCTGGCTGCTTGCCGAGACATCGGCTTTGCGCAAGCCTTCAGCTTCGTCTACTCACCGCGCCGGGGGACGCCGGCTGCGCGCTGGCAGCAACTTCCGCAAGAGATCGGGGCCGAGCGCCTGCGGGCGCTCAACGTTGCTGTGGATGCGGGCGTCGTTGCGCACAACGCTGCGAAGGTCGGAACGACGGTGCGTGCGCTGATCAACGGGCCATCGAAGAAAGACCGTTCGAAGCTCGCGGCGCGTACGCTCGACAACGTTAACGTCATCGCACCGGATAGCGAAGGCGAAGCGCGTAATCCGCGCCCCAACGAACCGTGGCTCGACATCCGCATCGACGCCGCGCACCGCTGGGGATGCTCCGGAACGATCGTCGGACGTGCGCGCAATTTCGACGGGCCGGCGCGTAACGTTGCTGCGCCCGTACTCGATTTGATCCTCGCTTGA